The following are encoded in a window of Roseimaritima ulvae genomic DNA:
- a CDS encoding fluoride efflux transporter FluC produces the protein MPRMGFLIDLAVVALGGAFGAVVRHGLTAALPALPGSKAMIGTIVANLLGCMAIGALGQWVELDASNWSQRQLLLVRVGMLGSLTTFSTFTSEAWSLGNDGRLGMLLFHLAAHLIMGFTAFWLGSTLVRELAT, from the coding sequence ATGCCTCGTATGGGCTTTCTGATCGACCTTGCCGTGGTCGCCCTCGGTGGTGCTTTTGGCGCCGTCGTCCGCCACGGCTTGACCGCCGCCTTGCCGGCCCTGCCCGGTTCCAAAGCCATGATCGGCACGATCGTGGCCAATCTGCTGGGCTGTATGGCGATCGGTGCCCTCGGCCAATGGGTCGAATTGGATGCCTCGAATTGGAGCCAGCGGCAATTGCTGCTGGTTCGCGTGGGCATGTTGGGCAGCCTGACGACGTTTTCGACGTTTACTTCCGAAGCCTGGTCGTTGGGTAACGATGGCCGCCTGGGCATGCTGCTGTTTCACTTGGCGGCCCACCTGATCATGGGCTTTACGGCGTTTTGGCTAGGCAGCACCCTGGTTCGCGAGCTGGCAACATGA
- a CDS encoding YCF48-related protein, producing MKLLISFSLMAMMACILAPLPFASSPTCQGQDLTGETIEYGIPDYSVRPWLKSDATLRAITFVDPDRGWAVGDRGVILASNSGGDHWESQHSPTDATLFDVQFVNARRGLAVGGYYSSDTQTSRGVVLTTANGGRTWQRLDTDLPLLRSLRVQADGSILAAGDFSTVHMASVFLSDDGGRTWLAANAPQIGRTQCLTGPADGPTTVLGSDGMVHQFATVLQGGTAVLADANLRSLHGEAQIRVAVGTAGTLYISDDGGQRWTTIAAANTAEANVDYAAATEVDGVVYAVGSPGNRIRRIQLNGHVEDAVPPTHAALRDIHFYDSQRGWAIGAFGTILATRDAGQTWRVQRGGDRRAAILVVGQHAADVPWSVVAHESLERGRRVVVGTLAASQPASGDPLQPDPDTLTAQVACGLGGGETFTWRLDASSTTADSLSIQNALQTYRPRLLVLSATIDSDHRRKWIQLASQAGVQRVMEPTAKASSEWALHSQALLPRTGALLADLLRDAAAVLQSSGQLAEDQYFRRTFDALNQSGRAINDPLDGFIASGPAELRAVENATSRHALQILQARGGEARMVDRMLADGDRNGSFLLRFKLTLSQTPAENRMRLARRVLQGCRQSNQPRLYRQSLRVVVEQLPDTPLGQWASVRLNAVQHSSEWEQLDRATTRREQRVQSASTPVQLSPFAQDDAPTIRPAGAVADLVVTPDYTPSHVVGSPEQYAQDNQPDLVWDFDPRVVLIRNADNPQLHSLDANAAAAPLDPLTSAGSQRGHWKQIIRQPSLHAWGRLLDPSTETALAVRRTPQRPYLDGRLDEACWTTAAAWETPEGYTVRFAYDAQHMYWSATGPGPEHGRGTPTATPQRTRDAKLDDVPRLTLKIDTNGDLATAFGLEVDRLGRTRDTCDGFSGWQPMWFVDTHEADGRWTVEAAIRRTDLSPLPPVVGSHWNVSVQTWQEDQDAWRQRLPRCDDWHAVQFQ from the coding sequence ATGAAGTTATTGATTTCTTTTTCGCTGATGGCCATGATGGCCTGCATCTTGGCGCCCCTCCCGTTCGCAAGTTCCCCCACCTGTCAGGGGCAAGACCTGACGGGGGAAACGATCGAATACGGCATTCCCGATTACAGCGTCCGCCCCTGGCTGAAGTCCGATGCGACGCTGCGAGCGATCACTTTTGTGGACCCCGACCGCGGCTGGGCGGTGGGCGACCGCGGCGTCATTCTGGCATCCAACAGCGGCGGCGACCACTGGGAATCGCAGCACAGCCCCACCGACGCGACGTTGTTCGACGTCCAATTCGTTAATGCTCGCCGAGGCTTGGCCGTGGGCGGGTATTACAGCAGCGACACGCAGACCAGTCGCGGCGTCGTGCTGACCACCGCCAACGGTGGCCGTACGTGGCAACGGTTGGATACGGATTTACCGCTGCTGCGTTCGCTGCGCGTGCAGGCCGATGGTTCGATCCTAGCGGCCGGCGATTTTTCCACCGTACACATGGCGTCGGTGTTCCTCAGCGATGACGGCGGGCGGACTTGGCTGGCCGCGAACGCTCCCCAAATCGGCCGCACACAATGTTTGACCGGTCCGGCCGATGGTCCCACCACCGTGCTCGGCAGCGACGGCATGGTGCATCAATTTGCAACCGTGCTACAGGGCGGCACGGCCGTCCTGGCCGACGCGAATCTGCGGAGCCTTCACGGCGAGGCCCAGATCCGCGTGGCGGTCGGCACCGCCGGCACGCTGTATATCAGTGATGACGGCGGCCAACGCTGGACCACCATCGCCGCCGCAAACACCGCGGAGGCCAACGTCGATTACGCCGCCGCGACGGAGGTGGACGGAGTGGTGTACGCCGTCGGTTCGCCGGGCAATCGGATCCGCCGCATTCAGCTTAATGGCCACGTCGAAGATGCCGTCCCGCCGACCCACGCGGCGCTGCGCGACATCCATTTTTACGATAGCCAACGCGGCTGGGCCATAGGCGCGTTTGGAACCATCTTGGCCACCCGGGATGCGGGTCAAACTTGGCGGGTGCAACGCGGGGGCGACCGGCGAGCTGCGATCCTGGTCGTCGGCCAGCACGCCGCCGATGTGCCCTGGTCGGTGGTCGCCCATGAGTCGCTCGAACGGGGGCGACGCGTCGTCGTGGGTACGCTGGCCGCGTCGCAACCGGCTTCCGGCGATCCCCTGCAACCCGATCCCGACACGCTGACCGCCCAGGTGGCCTGTGGCCTCGGTGGCGGAGAAACGTTTACGTGGCGACTGGACGCTTCGTCCACCACGGCCGACAGCCTCTCCATCCAAAACGCTTTGCAAACCTACCGGCCCCGTTTGCTGGTGCTCAGCGCCACGATCGATTCGGACCACCGCCGCAAGTGGATTCAACTGGCATCCCAAGCCGGCGTGCAGCGAGTCATGGAACCGACCGCGAAAGCTTCCAGCGAATGGGCGCTGCATAGCCAAGCTCTGCTGCCGCGCACCGGAGCGTTGCTGGCGGATCTGCTGCGTGACGCGGCCGCCGTGTTGCAGTCGTCCGGTCAGCTGGCCGAAGACCAATATTTCCGACGCACCTTTGATGCTCTGAACCAATCGGGGCGTGCGATCAACGATCCGCTCGACGGCTTCATCGCCTCCGGCCCCGCGGAACTGCGCGCGGTCGAAAATGCGACCAGCCGTCACGCGCTGCAGATTCTCCAAGCCCGCGGCGGCGAAGCCCGGATGGTCGACAGGATGCTGGCCGACGGAGATCGCAACGGTTCCTTTCTGCTGCGATTTAAACTGACGCTGAGCCAAACGCCGGCGGAAAACCGCATGCGGCTGGCACGCCGCGTCCTGCAAGGCTGCCGGCAAAGCAACCAACCGCGTCTGTACCGCCAAAGCCTGCGGGTTGTCGTCGAACAGCTTCCCGACACACCGTTGGGTCAGTGGGCGTCCGTCCGACTTAATGCCGTTCAACACAGCAGCGAATGGGAACAGTTGGATCGAGCCACGACGCGGCGAGAACAACGCGTTCAAAGCGCGAGCACCCCCGTGCAGCTGTCTCCCTTTGCCCAAGACGACGCGCCGACCATCCGGCCTGCCGGCGCGGTCGCCGACCTGGTGGTCACCCCCGACTACACGCCCTCACACGTGGTCGGTTCGCCGGAACAATACGCTCAGGACAACCAGCCCGATCTGGTGTGGGATTTCGATCCGCGAGTGGTACTGATCCGCAACGCTGATAATCCTCAGCTGCATAGCCTTGATGCCAACGCAGCCGCCGCGCCGCTCGATCCGCTGACATCGGCCGGCAGCCAGCGAGGCCACTGGAAACAAATCATTCGCCAGCCTAGCCTGCACGCTTGGGGACGCTTGTTGGACCCTTCGACCGAGACCGCGTTGGCCGTTCGCCGCACCCCGCAACGCCCCTACCTGGATGGCCGGCTGGACGAAGCCTGCTGGACCACGGCGGCGGCCTGGGAAACCCCCGAAGGCTACACCGTGCGTTTCGCCTACGACGCTCAACACATGTATTGGTCCGCCACCGGTCCCGGCCCCGAACACGGCCGTGGAACACCCACCGCAACTCCTCAGCGAACACGCGACGCCAAGCTGGATGACGTGCCACGGTTGACCCTCAAGATCGATACCAATGGCGATCTGGCCACCGCATTTGGACTGGAAGTGGATCGGCTGGGTCGCACCCGCGATACCTGTGACGGGTTCAGCGGCTGGCAACCGATGTGGTTTGTCGACACGCACGAAGCCGATGGGCGGTGGACGGTGGAAGCCGCCATCCGCCGCACCGATCTGTCTCCGCTGCCACCGGTCGTCGGCAGCCACTGGAATGTCAGCGTCCAAACTTGGCAAGAAGACCAAGACGCTTGGCGGCAACGCCTGCCCCGCTGTGACGACTGGCACGCCGTGCAGTTTCAATAA
- the ilvB gene encoding biosynthetic-type acetolactate synthase large subunit gives MSTAKSTTKAATDTQLMTGADILVKSLVDHGVDVLFAYPGGCSMPMHQALTRYGHSLRTILPRHEQGGAFAAQGYARSTGKVGVVMATSGPGATNLVTAIADAKLDSIPLVCITGQVPTGAIGSDAFQETPMVEVCRGITKHHYLVTHVEDLPRIMKEAFHVASTGRPGPVLIDMPKDVQLSTVAVDWDVPMNLPGYQPDPKPVAAEKVKQIAAAIRRARRPIIYAGGGIISGEASEELRELVAKTGIPITTTVMGLGAYPATDKLSMDMLGMHGAAYANYAVNDCDLLIALGVRFDDRVTGKIEAFAKDAKIVHVDIDSSELNKIKSAHIPVCGDVKQVLTELNQIVEPPEDMGDWVQHCMDLKAKYPFHFDDKFDGILQQHAIQELCDFTKSMDTYITVGVGQHQMWAAQFYKFTKPRTWLSSSGLGTMGFGLPAAMGVQAANPNSLVVDIDGDGSFQMNIQELATCFCEELPVKVLLLNNQHLGMVVQWEDRFMDRNRAHTYLGPIHHEEASGKSDADKFAYAEDRYPDFVAIAKGYGCGASTVRKKSDLRAAYQEMIEHKGPYLLDVQVPYQEHVLPMIPGGQTVEDMILE, from the coding sequence ATGAGTACCGCGAAGAGTACCACGAAAGCCGCCACCGACACTCAGTTGATGACTGGAGCCGATATCCTGGTCAAATCGCTGGTCGATCACGGCGTCGATGTGCTATTCGCATACCCCGGCGGATGCAGCATGCCGATGCACCAGGCACTGACCCGCTACGGCCACTCGCTGCGGACGATTCTGCCCCGTCACGAACAGGGCGGCGCCTTTGCCGCTCAGGGATACGCTCGCAGCACCGGCAAAGTCGGCGTGGTGATGGCCACCAGCGGCCCCGGAGCCACGAATCTGGTGACCGCGATCGCCGATGCCAAACTGGACAGCATCCCCTTGGTTTGCATCACCGGCCAAGTCCCGACCGGGGCGATCGGCAGTGATGCCTTTCAAGAAACCCCGATGGTCGAAGTCTGTCGCGGCATCACCAAACATCACTACTTGGTGACGCATGTCGAAGACCTGCCGCGTATCATGAAAGAGGCCTTCCACGTGGCCTCGACCGGACGGCCCGGCCCGGTGCTGATCGACATGCCCAAAGACGTGCAGTTGTCGACCGTGGCGGTGGACTGGGATGTGCCCATGAACCTGCCCGGCTACCAACCCGATCCCAAGCCCGTGGCGGCTGAGAAAGTCAAGCAGATCGCGGCGGCCATCCGTCGCGCTCGTCGCCCGATAATCTACGCCGGCGGCGGGATCATCAGCGGGGAAGCCAGCGAGGAGTTGCGGGAGTTGGTCGCCAAGACCGGCATCCCGATCACTACTACCGTGATGGGCTTGGGCGCCTATCCCGCGACCGACAAGTTGTCGATGGATATGCTGGGCATGCACGGTGCCGCCTACGCCAACTATGCGGTGAACGACTGCGACCTGTTGATCGCCTTGGGCGTTCGCTTTGACGATCGCGTGACGGGCAAGATCGAAGCCTTCGCCAAAGACGCCAAGATCGTCCACGTCGATATCGATTCGTCGGAATTGAACAAAATCAAATCCGCTCACATCCCCGTCTGCGGCGACGTCAAACAGGTGCTGACGGAATTAAACCAAATCGTCGAACCGCCCGAGGACATGGGCGACTGGGTGCAGCACTGCATGGATTTGAAAGCCAAGTACCCGTTCCACTTCGACGACAAGTTTGACGGCATCCTGCAACAACATGCGATCCAAGAACTGTGCGATTTCACCAAGTCGATGGACACGTACATCACCGTCGGCGTGGGCCAACACCAAATGTGGGCCGCTCAGTTCTATAAGTTCACCAAGCCGCGAACCTGGCTCAGCAGCAGCGGGTTGGGCACCATGGGCTTTGGTCTGCCGGCCGCCATGGGCGTGCAGGCGGCGAATCCCAATTCGTTGGTCGTCGACATCGATGGCGACGGCAGTTTCCAGATGAACATCCAGGAACTGGCCACCTGCTTCTGCGAAGAATTGCCCGTCAAAGTGTTGTTGTTAAACAATCAGCACTTGGGCATGGTGGTGCAGTGGGAAGATCGCTTTATGGATCGCAATCGAGCCCACACGTACCTAGGTCCGATTCACCACGAAGAAGCCAGCGGCAAGAGCGACGCGGACAAGTTTGCGTACGCCGAAGATCGCTATCCGGACTTTGTGGCGATCGCCAAAGGCTACGGATGCGGGGCTTCGACGGTCCGCAAAAAATCCGACCTGCGAGCCGCTTATCAGGAAATGATCGAGCACAAAGGGCCGTACCTGTTGGACGTCCAGGTGCCCTATCAAGAGCACGTGTTGCCGATGATCCCCGGCGGACAAACCGTCGAGGACATGATCCTGGAATAA
- a CDS encoding HDOD domain-containing protein codes for MPTVTATQDLEKLLSAGQLPALPQSAIALLQLSQDPQAGPAEFAKPIEADPGLMSQVLKFVNSSYFGFSREIGSVQQALTLVGTRAIANFALWNAVFSVIPNPKFGPFDLKGLWQDSLRRALLARGLGKQMRLPNAEDLFAGALLQDMAIPLLLKEMPEQYQQLVERRTAEGRRLSGLEREAFGWDHAEAAAWLAQKWSLPTEFVDLIRDHTQLEDLLQQGSAACGGACVALASLLPSCTDKSWDEKPLFSDGFERLVAGTSIDLPELLDEVDTKTADFAPLLKLPVPSRTLTTYWNEEAAA; via the coding sequence ATGCCGACAGTGACCGCAACCCAAGACCTGGAAAAACTTCTCAGCGCCGGTCAGCTCCCAGCGCTCCCGCAAAGCGCGATCGCGCTGCTGCAACTTTCACAGGATCCCCAGGCGGGTCCCGCCGAATTCGCCAAACCCATCGAAGCCGATCCCGGCCTGATGAGTCAGGTACTCAAATTTGTGAACTCGTCTTACTTCGGGTTCAGCCGCGAGATCGGCAGCGTGCAGCAAGCCTTGACGCTGGTCGGTACGCGAGCGATCGCCAACTTTGCGCTCTGGAACGCGGTCTTCAGCGTGATCCCCAACCCCAAGTTCGGCCCGTTCGATTTGAAAGGTTTGTGGCAGGACTCCCTGCGCCGCGCTTTGCTGGCTCGTGGACTGGGCAAACAAATGCGGCTGCCCAATGCGGAAGACCTGTTTGCCGGCGCCCTACTGCAAGACATGGCGATTCCGCTGTTGTTGAAAGAAATGCCCGAACAGTACCAACAATTGGTCGAACGCCGGACCGCCGAAGGCCGCCGGCTGAGCGGTTTGGAGCGTGAAGCGTTTGGTTGGGACCACGCCGAAGCGGCCGCCTGGTTGGCACAGAAGTGGAGCCTGCCGACGGAATTTGTCGACTTGATCCGCGACCATACTCAACTGGAAGACCTGTTGCAGCAAGGCTCGGCAGCCTGCGGCGGCGCCTGCGTCGCTCTGGCTTCGCTGTTGCCCAGTTGCACCGACAAGAGCTGGGACGAGAAACCGCTGTTCAGCGACGGCTTCGAACGCCTGGTTGCGGGCACCAGCATCGACCTACCCGAGCTGCTGGACGAAGTCGACACGAAAACCGCCGACTTCGCTCCGCTGCTGAAGCTGCCCGTTCCGAGCCGTACGCTCACGACGTACTGGAACGAAGAAGCAGCCGCCTAG